Within the Flavobacterium sp. CG_23.5 genome, the region TTTCATGATTATTAAATGGATACAATAGATATTTCCTTTCACAAATTATAAACTTTAGTTAATATGGATTAGTCACGTGTTATTAATAGATTAAATTTGAGTTTAAAATTATTTTTATCCAAAGGAATATATTTGATTCTTATTGAAAAAAAATAGAAAACTATAAAAATGGAATTACAAAACGAAGTAGAAGTTGCCACATTGGCAGGAGGTTGTTTCTGGTGTACTGAAGCAGTTTTTCTAGAATTAAATGGAGTGAAAAGCGTGGTTTCTGGATATATAGGTGGTAAAACGCTAAATCCAACATATAAGGAAATTTGTAACGGTGACACAGGTCATGCAGAAGCAATTCAGATTACTTTCGATCCTAATGTGATAAGTTTCGGCGAATTGTTGGAAATATTTTTTGCAACACATGACCCAACAACCTTAAATCGTCAAGGAAATGATGTGGGTACGCAATATCGAAGTGAAATTTTTTATAATAATGAGGTTCAAAAGCAAGTATCAGAAGAATATATAGCTTTGCTGACCAAAGAAAATACCTTTGGAAAACCAATTGTAACAACAATATCATCGGCGTCAAAATTTTATGAAGCGGAAGATTATCATCAAAATTATTACAACCAAAATAAGGAACAAGGCTATTGTAGTTATATAATTACACCAAAAATGGAAAAGTTGAAAAAAGTGTATAAGGATAAACTCAAAAAATAATTGGCATTGAATTTGTATCTTTTTATGAAAATTATTTTTTAATAAAAATTATGGAAGCATTGCAAATTGATAAAACAGTTAATAAAAAAAGAAACCTAATGCTGGGACTAGTGTTCGATGCTATAGGTATGCTGTCGTTTACTATTCCTTTTATTGGAGAATTTTCCGATGTTGTTTGGGCTCCAATAGCAGGTTATCTAATGACAGTAATGTATAAAGGAACAGTAGGAAAGGTAGGCGGTGTATTTGCATTTTTAGAAGAAATATTGCCATTTTCAGATTTTATTCCGTCATTTACTCTGACCTGGATTTACAATTATTTGATAAAAAAACAAAACGCCCAGTAATTGAGGCGTTTTTTTATTCTTTAAATAGAAAGTTGAATCCCATTCTTTTTAGCATTTTCTTCTCGAATGCCCAAAAGAATTTGAATTGTCCAAAAACAAATCCTATCGCCACTAAAAGTACCTGATATAATGGGAAAATGAGGAGCAGTCGAATAGGAGTGAACAAATAACCTAAGTCTCCTTTTGTAATTCCCAGCCAGAAACAAACTGGTTTTGACAACCAAGCGGAAGTCGAACCTGTAATTGCAAAAACAATAAATATAATTGTGAGTTGAAAATTGGTTTCAATTCCCCAACGTCTTTTTAAATCGTCCATCTTTATTTATAATGATTACAAATATAAGAAGATTATCTCGGGGGTACATAACCAAAAAGTTTTTGTTTGTAGGTATTTTGAAAATAAACCATGTAATTATAGATTAAATAATTTACCTCATATCCATAATCAATGTTAGTATCGTAATTGATGGTCATTTCATATAAGTTTGGGCTGTAACGCATGGGTTGTAACACACGAATGTTGTATTCGCTTACCCATGCTCGGTTTTTGCCCTCTAAATAACTTTGGGAATAAAAACCGCGAGGGTATGTATTGGTAATAATCCAACTGCTAAAACCAGGATCAATAATCAAGACTTCATATTCTAGTTTATCATTTGCAATCCTTACAGTGTCACTTTTTGTACCCGTTAGTTTGTTCTTATCGGTTACAGTTGACTTAGAAGTAGTGCAGCCAATTAGAATACAAAAAATAACTGCTAATATATAAATGGAATTTTTCATGATATAAGAATAACACATTAAAGTTACAAAAAAACAAACGACTGATCACTAGTTTTTTTTACATACAAAGAAGTCATTTATTTGACGTATGACACTTCCATAATTGAATATTGTTATCCTATTTTCCAAAAAGCTTGCCCAATAATCCGCCTATTCCACTACGGTTTTTTGTTACGGC harbors:
- the msrA gene encoding peptide-methionine (S)-S-oxide reductase MsrA — protein: MELQNEVEVATLAGGCFWCTEAVFLELNGVKSVVSGYIGGKTLNPTYKEICNGDTGHAEAIQITFDPNVISFGELLEIFFATHDPTTLNRQGNDVGTQYRSEIFYNNEVQKQVSEEYIALLTKENTFGKPIVTTISSASKFYEAEDYHQNYYNQNKEQGYCSYIITPKMEKLKKVYKDKLKK
- a CDS encoding DUF6787 family protein, with product MDDLKRRWGIETNFQLTIIFIVFAITGSTSAWLSKPVCFWLGITKGDLGYLFTPIRLLLIFPLYQVLLVAIGFVFGQFKFFWAFEKKMLKRMGFNFLFKE
- a CDS encoding DUF6146 family protein, which encodes MKNSIYILAVIFCILIGCTTSKSTVTDKNKLTGTKSDTVRIANDKLEYEVLIIDPGFSSWIITNTYPRGFYSQSYLEGKNRAWVSEYNIRVLQPMRYSPNLYEMTINYDTNIDYGYEVNYLIYNYMVYFQNTYKQKLFGYVPPR